Proteins found in one Timaviella obliquedivisa GSE-PSE-MK23-08B genomic segment:
- a CDS encoding glucose 1-dehydrogenase has translation MAYLAGKVALVTGASRGIGRAIAERLGHDGANVAITYAGNRDQAEAVVETIRSDGVEAIAVQSDISDIASTRSLFQQVLNTFGQLDIVVNNVGVSVYKPTIDMTESDFDRVFNTNAKGTYFALQEAAKHISNDGRIISLSSGATQQSIPAGGLYAASKAAIEQFSFALSKELGHRSVTVNLVAPGITNTDGLIMPADTLEQLVQSTPLGRLGQPNDIADVVAFLASDEARWVNGQVIHVNGGIL, from the coding sequence ATGGCGTATTTAGCAGGAAAAGTAGCACTTGTTACAGGAGCGTCGCGGGGAATTGGCAGAGCGATCGCGGAACGGTTAGGGCATGACGGGGCAAACGTGGCTATTACCTATGCTGGCAATCGAGATCAGGCAGAAGCAGTGGTTGAAACAATTAGAAGCGACGGGGTAGAGGCGATCGCGGTTCAATCTGATATCAGTGATATCGCAAGTACGCGCAGTCTATTTCAACAAGTTCTCAACACATTTGGGCAGCTTGATATTGTGGTCAACAATGTTGGTGTATCGGTTTACAAACCCACGATCGACATGACAGAATCAGACTTCGATCGCGTCTTTAACACCAATGCAAAAGGCACATATTTTGCGTTGCAGGAAGCGGCAAAACACATTAGCAACGATGGACGCATCATCAGCTTATCGAGTGGTGCAACTCAGCAGAGCATTCCTGCCGGAGGGCTGTATGCTGCCAGTAAAGCTGCGATCGAGCAATTTAGCTTTGCCTTATCAAAAGAACTAGGGCATCGTAGTGTCACAGTAAACCTGGTTGCACCAGGAATCACCAATACTGATGGTTTAATCATGCCTGCGGATACTTTAGAGCAATTGGTTCAATCAACACCATTAGGTCGATTGGGGCAGCCCAATGACATTGCCGATGTTGTGGCGTTTCTGGCATCAGATGAAGCGCGATGGGTAAACGGACAGGTCATTCATGTGAATGGCGGCATTTTATAA
- a CDS encoding ssl1498 family light-harvesting-like protein, whose product MPYTEEEGGRLNNFAVEPKVYKAEPPTKRQQIQYVVLGLGAVVLVVGLFFVAFAVS is encoded by the coding sequence ATGCCCTACACCGAAGAAGAAGGCGGGCGGTTAAATAACTTTGCGGTGGAGCCGAAGGTATACAAAGCAGAGCCTCCCACAAAGCGCCAGCAAATTCAGTACGTTGTTCTAGGATTGGGGGCGGTTGTCCTGGTAGTAGGACTATTCTTCGTAGCGTTTGCTGTATCTTAG
- a CDS encoding type II toxin-antitoxin system HicB family antitoxin — MRSLRNYTIVLRPDDNGTFVAYVPAVAGCHAWGQTPEEAQAELVHVFEMIRDEQAPLFLQQKIIKLPRSIN, encoded by the coding sequence ATGCGATCGCTAAGAAATTACACTATCGTGTTGCGTCCTGATGATAATGGAACCTTTGTTGCCTATGTCCCGGCAGTTGCAGGCTGCCATGCCTGGGGACAAACTCCAGAAGAGGCTCAAGCTGAACTCGTTCATGTGTTTGAGATGATTCGGGACGAGCAAGCACCTCTATTTCTTCAGCAAAAGATAATAAAGCTGCCCCGTAGTATTAATTAA
- a CDS encoding NAD(P)-binding domain-containing protein — MKIGFWGSGNMARVLGGAWLAAGHQITFGSRDAAKSRGVAEEIGTGATGGTNDEVADSCEVIASSVRAVPSSFLASTSVLAGKVIIDLNNRDFPREYKPEEFLNSLAEATQKDVPSAKVVKALNNQAMEVFNCNAVALRDAGIQAFIAGNDESAKQIVTELLNDIGLKVVDFGLLSNAWLLEVQADILRTYMFATGNALVTPGFIEAPRAEPRFGERRKGTY; from the coding sequence ATGAAGATAGGATTTTGGGGCAGTGGTAACATGGCGCGAGTGCTCGGAGGTGCTTGGTTAGCAGCAGGGCATCAAATAACCTTCGGTTCACGCGATGCGGCAAAATCTCGTGGCGTAGCTGAGGAAATTGGTACAGGTGCGACTGGTGGAACGAATGACGAGGTTGCTGATTCTTGTGAGGTCATTGCCAGCTCTGTACGTGCTGTGCCTTCAAGTTTTCTAGCATCAACCTCAGTGTTGGCAGGCAAAGTCATCATAGATTTGAATAATCGGGATTTTCCTCGTGAGTACAAGCCTGAAGAATTTCTCAATTCTTTAGCCGAAGCAACTCAAAAAGACGTTCCCTCTGCCAAAGTTGTGAAAGCATTGAATAATCAGGCAATGGAAGTTTTCAACTGCAATGCGGTAGCACTCAGAGATGCAGGTATACAAGCTTTTATTGCTGGAAATGATGAAAGTGCCAAACAAATTGTTACCGAACTACTGAACGATATCGGACTTAAGGTTGTCGATTTTGGTTTACTATCTAATGCGTGGTTATTAGAAGTACAAGCAGACATTCTTAGAACTTATATGTTTGCAACTGGAAATGCTCTTGTCACACCCGGCTTTATTGAGGCTCCTCGTGCTGAACCAAGATTTGGAGAACGCCGTAAAGGTACATACTAA
- a CDS encoding MltA domain-containing protein, with protein sequence MLIRSPFLKRDSWKRGYVAALFCLSLLISITFATPLIQPAQSADLPLQRVELAEDSTGLDQQLWGTGNDRQALLNSIDYSLGYLRSPSAANAYQRYPVPGFSLERVRRSLVRFRQLITVARSPEELQTSVRQEFDLYQSVGNDGNGTVGFTGYFQPTYAASRVQTAEFRYPLYRMPANLDGLGNPTRLDLEGRDGLSGKGLLRGLELVWLRDRLQAYLVQVQGSAQLQMTDGSTLSVGYAGHTDYPYVSMGRELVNAGKFRLEELSLPVLIQYFQQNPADMDVYIPRNNRFVFFNETTGTPATGSLGVPVTAERSIATDKSLMPPGALAFIQTLIPQRDEAGNLVPQPASRYVLDQDTGGAIRGAGRVDLFMGTGTLAGDRAGLINTTGQLYYLLLKK encoded by the coding sequence ATGCTTATTCGATCGCCCTTTCTCAAAAGAGACTCCTGGAAGAGAGGCTACGTCGCCGCCCTCTTTTGCCTCAGTCTTCTAATCTCCATAACCTTTGCTACGCCACTGATTCAACCTGCCCAGAGTGCCGACCTACCGCTACAACGGGTTGAACTCGCCGAAGACTCGACGGGCTTGGATCAACAGCTTTGGGGCACGGGCAACGATCGCCAAGCTCTGCTGAATTCTATTGATTATTCCTTGGGCTATTTGCGCTCGCCCTCCGCTGCTAATGCTTATCAGCGATATCCTGTTCCGGGTTTTTCCTTAGAGCGCGTGCGTCGGAGTCTCGTCCGGTTTCGGCAGCTTATCACAGTGGCACGTTCACCCGAAGAACTGCAAACCTCGGTACGGCAGGAGTTCGATCTGTATCAGTCGGTAGGAAATGATGGCAATGGCACAGTGGGTTTTACGGGCTACTTTCAGCCAACCTATGCGGCAAGCCGAGTGCAGACCGCCGAGTTTCGCTATCCGCTTTATCGAATGCCTGCCAATTTAGATGGATTGGGCAACCCGACGCGGCTAGATCTGGAAGGGCGAGATGGATTAAGCGGGAAGGGTCTGCTGCGAGGGCTAGAACTGGTGTGGTTGCGCGATCGCCTCCAAGCTTATCTGGTGCAAGTACAAGGCTCAGCGCAGCTTCAAATGACTGATGGCTCGACCTTATCAGTAGGCTATGCCGGACATACGGATTATCCCTATGTCAGCATGGGGCGCGAGTTGGTTAATGCGGGAAAGTTTCGCTTAGAAGAGCTAAGTTTGCCCGTGTTGATTCAGTACTTCCAGCAGAATCCGGCGGATATGGATGTTTATATTCCCCGGAATAACCGTTTTGTGTTTTTCAATGAAACAACAGGAACTCCGGCAACCGGGAGCTTGGGCGTTCCGGTAACGGCAGAGCGATCGATCGCCACTGATAAATCTTTGATGCCGCCAGGAGCGTTGGCTTTCATTCAAACCCTGATTCCTCAAAGAGATGAGGCGGGTAATTTGGTGCCGCAGCCTGCAAGTCGGTATGTATTGGATCAAGATACGGGCGGGGCAATTCGAGGGGCAGGACGAGTCGATTTATTTATGGGAACGGGAACGCTGGCGGGCGATCGGGCGGGGTTAATTAATACTACGGGGCAGCTTTATTATCTTTTGCTGAAGAAATAG
- a CDS encoding BolA family transcriptional regulator gives MVSPEQVEAMIKAGLPDAEVQVQDLTGTRDHYQVVVVSSQFEGKRLIQQHQLVNGSVQAAMATGALHALTMKTYTPEEWAAQSA, from the coding sequence ATGGTTAGCCCAGAACAAGTTGAAGCCATGATTAAAGCCGGACTACCGGATGCCGAAGTGCAAGTGCAAGACCTGACCGGAACTCGTGACCACTATCAAGTCGTGGTTGTGTCATCGCAGTTTGAAGGCAAGCGTCTGATTCAACAGCATCAGCTTGTCAATGGCTCCGTGCAAGCAGCAATGGCAACCGGAGCGCTCCATGCGCTGACCATGAAAACCTATACGCCTGAAGAATGGGCGGCTCAGTCTGCTTAG
- a CDS encoding winged helix-turn-helix transcriptional regulator, producing the protein MQLDQADNTSFVQMTLKVLGGKWKLLILWHLKDGGKRYSELKRLIPEISEKMLIQQLKELEKDTIISRATLSVMPPKVEYSFTHYGRTLIPVFQPLCEWGQEHLKRMTQQATDSC; encoded by the coding sequence ATGCAATTAGATCAGGCTGATAATACATCCTTCGTGCAGATGACGCTTAAGGTCTTGGGCGGTAAGTGGAAGCTTTTGATTTTGTGGCATCTTAAAGATGGTGGCAAACGATATAGCGAGTTAAAACGGCTGATTCCTGAAATTAGCGAAAAGATGCTGATTCAGCAACTCAAGGAACTTGAAAAAGACACGATTATTAGCCGCGCCACATTATCAGTGATGCCTCCAAAAGTTGAGTATTCCTTCACACACTATGGCAGAACTCTCATACCCGTTTTTCAACCCTTGTGTGAATGGGGACAGGAGCATCTTAAACGAATGACCCAACAAGCAACCGATTCATGTTGA
- a CDS encoding CHAT domain-containing protein gives MTQEFHVSVTPVGNDRYLVRTERVEPGVPLAEEQVTWSVEDWLAQARHLMDNPLLSLLQSDRATSDKPPLNLPTNTNLNQSSLSLVALGQQLYSAIFQGTLRDSWVTAQGIAQHRGEALRLRLGVKGALLPRLPWEVFYSNDMPIERVQSSLPLASGINVIFSRYQPGVRLVGDGASLTIEPDQPLRILLVISAPTDQERLELQQEVTQLQQELRTQPIADGTSSPDIQLTLLSQPGREQLTQALEQGQYQILHYAGHSDLGVAGGSLYLVNNRTGLTEILSGDDLAGLLVNNGVRLAVFNSCRGAHTAAEPKGDRDRNLAEALVSQGIPAVLAMAEQIPDNVALTLTWLFYRNLKQGYPVDLSLSRARQGLISTYGSNQVYWALPILYQHPEFDGYLTPGDRNFDNPADRLVLMPHGFSSLPVAEAASLSNLPLPAEPGEEEMVWNAVLEEDDLEDWADDLEYPEESDEEDAELVADLLGQLTPRAASQIPPRSPLPVPVRQTSTRQEAELTLPYSDSDPTGITLTNPSNPANPSTTANPSNTALQKEVAAVQINSSFQPLSVASPKQSQVNVESQKRSSKTRLGTAERKALLPFVGAAGALAIALLSYWLVPQVQWAALLSRVPLAPTLLGATQDLHNKETKELTAIASDRFNKAQLPEAEQALGILLDRGALLEAAAIIQSIPAEKTDAPGICYLRGRLAWQSMQSGNPDYQISDAVRDWESAVRAQPNSVEYHEALGFAYYAQNRPREAIQAWADALDILEVRQKTRSVPNPATPSPNPVTPNPPSLPDNTDQETLTIYAGIALALRQVVNDPTRPQTNLSSKASKIYQMVLRNDPVNFQPQALSKNWLWSESAIKDWQILARES, from the coding sequence GTGACACAGGAGTTTCATGTTTCTGTAACCCCAGTGGGGAATGATCGATATTTGGTGCGGACTGAGCGAGTTGAACCAGGAGTTCCGTTGGCGGAAGAACAGGTAACTTGGTCTGTAGAAGATTGGCTGGCACAAGCCCGCCATCTCATGGACAATCCGCTGCTTAGCCTGTTGCAAAGCGATCGCGCTACCTCTGACAAACCGCCCCTCAATCTGCCTACTAACACTAATTTAAACCAGTCTTCTTTAAGTCTTGTAGCCCTTGGGCAGCAGCTTTACAGCGCCATTTTTCAAGGCACTCTGCGCGATAGCTGGGTTACGGCTCAGGGCATTGCACAGCACCGGGGAGAGGCACTGCGTCTACGCTTAGGTGTTAAAGGCGCTCTGCTGCCTCGCTTGCCCTGGGAAGTTTTTTACAGTAACGACATGCCCATTGAGCGAGTCCAGAGCAGTCTGCCTTTAGCCAGTGGTATTAACGTAATTTTTTCGCGTTATCAGCCTGGCGTTAGATTGGTGGGAGATGGAGCATCGTTGACCATTGAGCCAGATCAGCCTTTGCGCATTCTCCTGGTCATTTCCGCGCCAACTGACCAGGAGCGTCTAGAGCTACAGCAAGAGGTAACCCAACTTCAGCAAGAGCTACGAACCCAGCCGATCGCTGATGGCACCTCTTCTCCCGACATTCAATTGACGCTTTTGAGTCAACCTGGCCGTGAGCAATTGACTCAAGCTTTAGAGCAGGGACAGTATCAGATTTTGCACTATGCTGGACACAGCGACCTGGGTGTAGCGGGCGGTAGTCTTTATCTGGTGAACAATCGCACAGGCTTAACCGAAATTTTGAGTGGTGATGATTTGGCAGGATTGCTGGTCAATAATGGGGTGCGATTGGCGGTGTTTAATTCTTGCCGAGGCGCTCATACCGCCGCCGAACCCAAGGGCGATCGCGATCGGAATCTGGCTGAAGCCCTGGTTAGCCAAGGCATTCCGGCTGTTTTAGCAATGGCTGAGCAAATCCCCGATAACGTTGCACTGACGCTGACCTGGTTATTTTATCGCAACCTCAAGCAGGGTTATCCGGTAGACCTTAGCCTGAGTCGTGCTAGGCAGGGACTGATCTCTACCTACGGCTCTAATCAGGTTTACTGGGCGTTGCCCATTTTGTATCAGCATCCTGAATTTGACGGGTATTTGACCCCTGGCGATCGCAACTTCGATAATCCTGCCGATCGATTGGTGCTGATGCCCCATGGTTTCAGTTCACTGCCTGTCGCTGAAGCGGCATCGCTGTCTAACCTGCCTTTGCCTGCTGAGCCAGGTGAAGAAGAAATGGTATGGAATGCAGTTCTAGAAGAAGATGACCTAGAAGATTGGGCAGATGACCTGGAATATCCTGAAGAAAGTGACGAAGAAGATGCCGAACTAGTAGCCGATCTGTTAGGGCAATTAACCCCCCGTGCTGCTTCGCAGATACCGCCACGGTCGCCCCTTCCTGTGCCCGTTCGGCAAACCTCAACCCGTCAAGAGGCAGAACTCACCCTACCCTACTCTGATTCAGATCCTACAGGCATCACTTTAACCAATCCTAGTAATCCTGCAAATCCCAGCACTACTGCCAATCCTAGCAATACTGCTCTCCAAAAAGAGGTGGCAGCAGTTCAGATCAATTCTTCTTTTCAACCTCTCTCTGTTGCGTCTCCAAAGCAATCTCAGGTCAATGTAGAGTCTCAAAAGAGGTCAAGCAAAACCCGACTTGGGACAGCCGAACGAAAAGCATTGCTGCCTTTTGTTGGAGCGGCTGGAGCTTTAGCGATCGCCCTCCTCAGCTACTGGCTGGTGCCCCAAGTGCAATGGGCGGCTTTGCTGTCTAGAGTTCCCCTGGCACCAACCCTTTTAGGCGCAACGCAGGATCTACACAATAAAGAGACGAAAGAGTTGACCGCGATCGCCAGCGATCGCTTTAACAAAGCTCAACTGCCCGAAGCTGAACAGGCTCTCGGCATTCTGCTAGACCGGGGTGCGCTGCTAGAGGCAGCCGCCATTATTCAATCCATCCCTGCCGAAAAAACTGATGCTCCGGGTATCTGCTACCTTCGAGGCAGACTGGCGTGGCAATCAATGCAATCGGGCAATCCTGATTACCAAATTAGCGATGCTGTCCGCGATTGGGAAAGCGCTGTCAGAGCACAGCCTAACTCGGTGGAATATCATGAGGCATTAGGATTTGCCTACTATGCTCAAAATCGTCCTCGCGAAGCCATTCAAGCCTGGGCAGATGCCCTTGATATTTTAGAAGTTCGACAGAAAACCCGCAGCGTGCCTAATCCAGCAACCCCTAGCCCCAATCCAGTAACCCCTAACCCTCCTAGTCTTCCAGATAATACTGACCAAGAAACCCTGACGATTTATGCCGGAATTGCCTTGGCGTTACGTCAGGTGGTCAACGATCCGACTCGACCGCAAACCAATTTGTCGAGTAAAGCTAGCAAGATTTATCAGATGGTGCTAAGGAATGATCCGGTTAACTTTCAACCTCAAGCTCTCAGCAAAAACTGGCTTTGGAGCGAGTCGGCAATTAAAGATTGGCAAATTTTAGCCCGAGAATCGTGA
- a CDS encoding tetratricopeptide repeat protein, which yields MTDISSRKILGQNQLTYQRLKVSLSLNLRRQIFVAVCDDLLLRDRLATQLHTELAKSKAEPRRYPRLVSLSLNLNDPNPIVQIAQWLRQNPPTTASRRVAPMPAFQIMGVEQLTRQSAATQRLFFTHLQSIEHSLPLLESSLLIWTTQPWFRTLPQSAPDFWHCRTGVFEFVGDPTPLQNSGTWEIGTSGSNIRLGELPPNDSQPDRPSQPDLDPDLHSNLHKETSRLDNLSSVSRRWNPALKAGLEDDSSQPTSGSAPIAIAIPSKAPAAAVTFPTAVPVQVVADQDKDSAAALALLAVEEEEAEEEREATIAVSAKQRALLPLPHQIELLKQRNAAPELLVEAYRNFGNLYRDRIEQGDASPENITTAIQAYEKILPLLPEASTLWVDVLNDLGSLYWMLSRTPFDLTIALHHLKKGILAYQLALTKVDLAAQADVYPMVQCNLGAAYTDLARYQDPSQNLALAIRSYQEALRLRGAEVDPRRYASTQNNLGTTYWNLAQHQEPEVNLKASIAAYSEALCHYDPQEEPLNYAMIQNNLGTAYWNLAQCHLAEGDRPQDWLNLAVTAYQLALQYRTVQAAPAAFAATQNNLGTAYWHIANQADSPAQKLDNLRQAIVAYEAALEAAEIMTRQQNNSILPATLSFDIFATSNNLGLAYYQVATDSKAGLDGVMQSAYLESAMRHHVQAYQGWTARPELQQTAFSCMVQTCRAFYSQLGIVGQNLALSLIPGQLLPEVLPKL from the coding sequence GTGACAGACATCTCTTCTCGCAAAATTTTGGGGCAAAATCAGCTTACTTACCAGCGGCTCAAAGTTTCTCTGAGTTTAAACTTGCGCCGTCAGATTTTTGTGGCAGTCTGTGACGATCTACTATTGCGCGATCGCCTGGCAACCCAGCTTCATACCGAGCTTGCAAAATCAAAGGCAGAACCTCGTCGCTATCCTCGCCTTGTCAGCCTTAGTCTGAACCTGAATGATCCTAACCCCATTGTTCAGATTGCCCAGTGGTTACGCCAAAATCCTCCTACTACTGCCAGTCGGCGGGTTGCCCCCATGCCTGCTTTCCAAATAATGGGAGTTGAGCAACTCACGCGGCAGTCAGCAGCAACACAAAGGTTATTTTTTACACATCTTCAAAGCATTGAGCATAGTCTGCCCTTGCTAGAGTCAAGCCTTTTAATCTGGACGACTCAGCCCTGGTTTCGGACGTTGCCTCAGTCTGCGCCAGATTTTTGGCATTGTCGGACAGGCGTGTTTGAGTTTGTGGGCGACCCCACGCCCTTGCAGAATAGTGGGACTTGGGAAATTGGCACCAGTGGCTCAAATATTCGCCTTGGTGAGTTGCCCCCCAACGACAGCCAGCCCGATCGCCCTAGTCAGCCAGATTTAGACCCGGACTTACACTCAAACTTACACAAAGAAACCTCTCGTCTAGACAATCTCTCTTCTGTAAGTCGGCGGTGGAATCCAGCTTTAAAGGCGGGTTTAGAGGATGATTCCTCACAGCCTACCTCGGGGTCAGCACCGATCGCGATCGCTATTCCCTCTAAGGCTCCGGCTGCTGCTGTTACCTTTCCAACTGCTGTGCCAGTTCAGGTGGTGGCAGATCAAGACAAAGATAGTGCCGCTGCTCTGGCGCTTCTGGCGGTTGAGGAAGAAGAGGCAGAGGAAGAAAGAGAGGCGACCATTGCAGTATCTGCGAAGCAGCGCGCGCTTTTGCCGTTGCCTCATCAAATTGAGCTACTGAAACAACGAAACGCTGCTCCAGAACTATTGGTAGAGGCGTACCGAAATTTTGGCAACCTTTACCGCGATCGCATTGAACAAGGAGATGCTTCTCCAGAAAATATTACAACTGCCATTCAAGCCTACGAAAAAATTCTGCCACTACTGCCTGAAGCGTCTACCCTGTGGGTCGATGTTCTCAATGATTTAGGCAGTCTGTATTGGATGCTCTCTCGGACTCCCTTCGACTTAACCATTGCCCTACACCACCTCAAGAAAGGTATTTTGGCGTATCAGCTTGCTCTTACCAAGGTCGATTTAGCCGCTCAGGCAGACGTTTATCCTATGGTGCAATGCAATCTGGGAGCGGCTTATACTGACCTGGCACGCTATCAAGATCCGTCACAAAATTTGGCGTTGGCGATCCGGTCTTATCAAGAAGCGCTGCGGCTGAGAGGGGCGGAAGTTGACCCACGCCGCTATGCTTCGACCCAAAATAATTTGGGCACAACCTACTGGAACTTGGCGCAGCATCAAGAGCCTGAGGTGAACCTAAAGGCATCGATCGCTGCCTATTCCGAAGCGCTTTGCCACTACGACCCCCAGGAAGAGCCGTTAAACTACGCCATGATTCAGAACAATTTAGGTACAGCTTACTGGAACCTGGCACAGTGCCATTTGGCAGAGGGCGATCGCCCCCAAGATTGGCTAAATTTGGCAGTTACCGCTTATCAACTGGCTTTGCAATACCGGACTGTACAGGCGGCTCCCGCTGCATTTGCGGCTACTCAAAATAATCTAGGTACTGCTTATTGGCACATTGCAAACCAAGCCGACAGCCCCGCTCAAAAGCTCGATAATTTACGACAGGCGATCGTGGCTTACGAAGCAGCTTTAGAGGCAGCCGAAATCATGACAAGGCAGCAAAATAACTCGATACTGCCTGCAACGCTCAGCTTCGATATTTTTGCGACCTCTAACAATTTAGGGTTGGCATACTACCAAGTTGCTACCGATTCTAAGGCGGGTTTAGATGGGGTGATGCAATCGGCTTATTTAGAATCGGCAATGCGGCATCATGTTCAAGCTTACCAGGGCTGGACAGCCCGCCCCGAACTTCAGCAAACCGCTTTTAGCTGCATGGTGCAAACTTGTCGGGCTTTTTACAGTCAGTTAGGAATTGTGGGTCAAAACCTGGCGCTTTCTCTCATTCCTGGACAACTGCTTCCAGAAGTTCTACCCAAACTGTAG
- the grxD gene encoding Grx4 family monothiol glutaredoxin: MTPELQQRINDLLQQNKIMVFMKGNKLMPQCGFSNNVVQILNMLGAPYETIDVLADPEIRDGIKEFSNWPTIPQVYVNGEFLGGSDIMIELYQKGELQQMVEVALAS; encoded by the coding sequence ATGACTCCAGAACTCCAACAGCGGATTAATGATCTCCTCCAGCAAAACAAAATCATGGTTTTCATGAAGGGCAACAAACTCATGCCCCAATGTGGTTTTTCTAACAATGTCGTGCAAATTTTAAATATGTTAGGCGCGCCCTATGAAACGATCGACGTGTTGGCAGACCCAGAAATTCGGGATGGCATTAAGGAATTTTCTAACTGGCCCACTATTCCCCAGGTCTACGTCAATGGCGAATTTTTAGGCGGCTCAGATATCATGATTGAGCTTTACCAGAAGGGCGAGTTGCAGCAAATGGTTGAAGTTGCTCTTGCCTCATAA
- a CDS encoding MFS transporter has translation MHTKKNVALLATCQALSMTSITMLFTVAALIGSQLASDRSLATLPIALLQVAVMLTTIPASLLMQRRGRRFGFVVGTLVGIAGAGVGIWAVLGRNFLVFCIAMILLGIFNGFTGFYRFAAAEVAEEEFRAQAISLVVAGGVVAALVGPGLANWAKDWFPAAFAGSLVPIIVLQCLTLGVLAGIEMPPLEKIDLKGGRSLLTIMRQPVFLVALLGSVMGYSVMVLIMTATPLAIVGFQHPFHEAATVLQWHVLGMFAPSFFTGFLIARFGVLKIILCGIALNLVCVAINASGIDIFHFRSALLLLGIGWNFLFIGSTTLLTQAYLPAEKAKTQAAHDFLMFSFVAIAAYSSGHILNHGGWAVVNYAALPGLAIALIAVLWFQQQHVQQTNEG, from the coding sequence ATGCATACTAAAAAGAACGTGGCGCTCCTCGCAACCTGCCAAGCACTATCGATGACTAGCATTACCATGTTGTTTACTGTTGCAGCTTTAATTGGTAGTCAGTTGGCAAGCGATCGCTCATTGGCAACGTTGCCGATCGCCTTGCTACAAGTCGCCGTCATGCTCACCACAATTCCGGCTTCACTGTTAATGCAACGCCGAGGTCGTCGTTTTGGGTTTGTGGTCGGCACCCTGGTTGGTATTGCGGGTGCAGGAGTAGGCATTTGGGCAGTGCTGGGAAGAAATTTTCTAGTCTTTTGTATCGCAATGATTTTGTTGGGCATCTTTAACGGGTTTACCGGATTTTATCGATTTGCGGCGGCTGAGGTGGCAGAGGAAGAGTTTCGGGCGCAGGCAATTTCGTTAGTAGTGGCAGGGGGCGTGGTAGCGGCATTGGTGGGCCCAGGACTGGCAAATTGGGCGAAAGATTGGTTCCCGGCAGCGTTTGCAGGGTCATTGGTGCCTATTATTGTGTTGCAATGCTTGACGCTGGGCGTGTTGGCGGGAATAGAGATGCCGCCGTTGGAGAAGATAGATTTAAAGGGCGGGCGATCGCTTCTTACCATCATGCGTCAACCTGTATTCCTGGTTGCGTTGCTAGGCAGCGTCATGGGCTATAGCGTCATGGTTCTCATTATGACGGCAACACCATTGGCGATCGTAGGTTTTCAGCATCCTTTTCATGAGGCAGCGACTGTTCTTCAGTGGCACGTATTGGGAATGTTTGCACCGTCATTTTTTACAGGATTTTTGATTGCTCGCTTTGGTGTGCTTAAGATTATTTTATGCGGTATTGCGTTGAATCTCGTCTGCGTAGCAATTAATGCATCAGGAATCGATATTTTTCACTTCCGATCGGCGTTGCTGTTGTTGGGTATTGGCTGGAACTTTTTGTTTATCGGTTCTACCACGCTGTTGACTCAAGCCTATCTGCCTGCTGAAAAGGCTAAAACCCAGGCAGCCCATGATTTTCTGATGTTTAGCTTCGTGGCGATCGCGGCATATAGCTCTGGGCACATTCTAAACCATGGCGGCTGGGCAGTCGTGAATTATGCGGCGTTGCCAGGACTGGCGATCGCACTCATTGCAGTCCTATGGTTTCAGCAACAACACGTTCAACAAACTAATGAAGGGTGA